In Sander vitreus isolate 19-12246 chromosome 12, sanVit1, whole genome shotgun sequence, the following proteins share a genomic window:
- the c1ql3b gene encoding complement C1q-like protein 3b, with translation MIATGVCGVALVLVLVVLIPVMVNTAGTPARYEMLGSCQMVCDSHGTAATATAKANNPIKDNRLVQSLPTFIQGPQGEPGRVGRMGPRGPVGEPGPSGPAGPPGERGAPGPPGAPGANGPNGAVSAATYNTIPKIAFYAGLKKQHEGYEVLKFDDVVTNLGNHYDPSSGKFTCSIPGIYFFVYHVLMRGGDGTSMWADLCKNNQVRASAIAQDADQNYDYASNSVVLHLEPGDEIYIKLDGGKAHGGNNNKYSTFSGFMLYAD, from the exons ATGATCGCAACTGGTGTTTGTGGTGTCGCGCTGGTGCTGGTGTTGGTGGTTCTGATCCCGGTCATGGTGAACACCGCCGGTACTCCTGCCCGCTACGAGATGCTCGGGTCCTGCCAAATGGTGTGCGACTCCCACGGGACCGCGGCCACGGCCACGGCCAAGGCAAACAACCCAATCAAAGACAACCGTCTGGTGCAGTCGCTTCCGACGTTCATCCAAGGTCCTCAAGGAGAGCCGGGACGCGTCGGGAGGATGGGTCCGAGGGGTCCGGTTGGCGAGCCCGGGCCATCTGGACCTGCTGGTCCGCCCGGAGAGAGAGGGGCACCGGGTCCACCCGGAGCACCTGGAGCAAATGGGCCTAACGGTGCCGTCAGCGCTGCCACTTACAACACAATCCCAAAGATTGCATTTTATGCAGGACTGAAGAAGCAGCATGAGGGATACGAAGTGTTGAAATTCGACGACGTAGTCACAAATCTGGGCAACCACTATGACCCTTCTTCAGGGAAATTCACCTGCTCAATACCGGGGATTTACTTCTTTGTTTACCATGTACTGATGCGAGGCGGAGATGGAACCAGCATGTGGGCTGACCTCTGTAAAAACAACCAG GTGAGAGCCAGTGCCATCGCCCAAGACGCCGACCAGAACTACGACTACGCCAGCAACAGTGTTGTCCTGCACCTCGAGCCCGGGGACGAGATTTACATCAAGCTGGACGGCGGAAAGGCGCACGggggcaacaacaacaagtaCAGCACCTTCTCCGGCTTCATGTTGTATGCTGATTAA